GGGATCGATTCAAAAAGAATGAAGAGTTTCGTGTGAATCATTGTCTGGATGTTCTCTCAGTTCAGTTGGAATCGGGTGGCAGAGAAGTAAAGCACCGTTTTCATTTGATTGCACAATAAGCCCGCAACGAACATCGCAAAACACCCCGCGTTTACCCCCGCAGGCAGGTGCGGGATGAAATACAATTCCGTTGGCGATTTGAAATCGACCAAACAGGGCTTGGCAAAGCCAAGAAAAACCTCTTAGTAGGTGACACCACTCGCGGGCGGGAACCCGCGAGGCCGAGATTTCCGACGCATTCCAGGGATGCAATGGCTCCACTCTCGGCCTCGCGTCTCCCTTTGGTCGCCCCTCGTGGGTCACGCACTTTTCCCTGGACAGGGAACGACCGCGAAGCGGTATAAAACCCGAAGCCTATCAGCTTCGGACATCCCCAAACGGTTTCGTAACTCTTCGTTCTGATCTGTGTAAGTTCGACAGCTCAATTTTGTCTGCGAAACTCGTCGATTGCAGGATAGCAAACGAAAACGAACGTTTCTTGACACCATTCCGATCCAGTCAGCTTGTTCGATATGCAGCTAAACTCCACAAAAGCAAGTCGCATACCCGTTGCATAACAAATGGCATCGAGACTGTTTTGTCTTAACAACAGGATACCGGTCACACGGTTAGGATTCATAGCTTTGTAATTTCTCGTCAGTGGACTTTTTTCAGAAAAGATGAGTTAAATCTACCTCACTTCTATACTATGTTGTGAATAGTGTGGAGAATAAGTTGTCGAATACCTAAGCTCGACAGTCAGCAATCTGAGGCATAGTTGCCGATGGAGATTTTTGAATCGAGGCGCAATAAACGAGGGCTACAACCGAAGATGGAATACAAACTGAATAAAATGGGGCGTGATCAAGGGCGGCCCGTTGATGTTATTATCTTGACCATAACTTCCGATGAAAAAGATGCTGTTATCAACCACTTTCGTCCAGATGATACTGTCGTTGATAGAGATGAATCAAAAAAAGCACTGCATCACTATTGGTACGGGCAGATTGATGACATTGATGGAGACAGATGGGGAATTCTCATTGCAATGGTGGGATCAATGGGGGCTACGGTCTCAGCTCTCGACACCCAAGATCTCCTGTCTGAGTTTCGCCCCAAATGGCTTGTTCTCTGTGGGATTTCAGGCGGAGTTGTTGAACCTTCTCTCATGCTTGGCGACATCTATCTCTCAACTAGAATCCACGACTTCTCTGTTACAAAAAAACTCCAGGGTGAGAATCCACACGTGATTCAAGGAGGAGGGGAAATGTCGAATTGGGCTGTTTCCATAGCCGAAGGTATCGACATCTATGAAGACCGACTCAGAGATTGGTCAGCCCCTCAGACGATTAAATGTGAACGACCGACGATTGACGTACCAACGACTCCGGATTTAGAGATGTTCTACGCATCAAGTTTGCAAGAGAGGCAGAGGGCATTCGAAGTACTGACGCAGCAGTTGAATGAGAACAGAACTCGACCGATGGTTCGACACGGTGCCATCTACAGCAACAACACATTGGCAAAGGACACCGAGCTTTTGCATTTGTGGAAGGAGCATGGCGCAGATGCGTGGGCTGTTGAGATGGAAGCTGCTGGAGTACGAACAGCTGTCAGCAGGTTCTCCGAGACTGAGTTTATATGCGTCAAAGGAATAAGCGATATCGTCGGCATAAAGCGAACAGAGGCGTGGAAGCATTACGCTTGCCACACGGCGGCGTCCTTTACTTATCACATGATCAAAGGCGGTCTGCTCAGAGAGAAGGTGTCTCCCATTTTACCTCCGAGCTGGATGGACTCGTTACCTCAGCATCTTGTACCGCTGCTAAAAATGAGCGACGTCGATTTTACTAAGGCTGCACGAGTTCTATCAGCAATGCTGATGAGCTGCGCTCGACCGAGCACGGATCTCAAAAAGATAATCAAAAAACAACGTGACGAAGATAAATGTACAGAACTATGGCAAAAGATTCGAGACGACGACAACTTTCAATTGGCGATCTATGGTGTACCTGGCTCAGGCAAGACTACACTCTTGACACTCCTATCGTTACTGGCTCATCGTGATTCAGCGAACGGAAGCAAGTTCAGTGTGGAATACATCAATCTGCATCATTTTGACGAGCATGTCAATAACTCAGTCGACGAGATTAAGAAACGTCTTTCCAAAGACATCGGTGATCGAATCAAATTGGCAAATGGTAAGCCTATCTATCTTTTTGTCGACGGTTTCGATCAACACCCACGTGAGCGACATCAAGGCATCCAATCGTACTTCCGAAATGAAATCCGCGACAAAGGGGTACGTGTTCTTGGGATCGGATTGCTTGATCATAATGAAGGGAAGCGAACCATTGCTGACGATGATATGAAGGAGGTACCGGCAAATCAAATTGGAACATACCTACTTCTAGAATCTCTCAGCCTTCAACGTTCGATTAGTTTACAAAATCTCTTTCTTCGCTATCAAACGTGCCTTGCGAAAACAGACGGCCGTTCAGTGCTGAATTCGGACAAGCTAACCCTTCGCTTAAAAAAATCTGAACTTAAACGCATCGATCTGTTCCGGCTAAACGTTCTGGCTTCAGCTACTACACCGGTAAAAAAAGGATTCTCCGCAGCACTGAAGGAATTTTTGACGGAACGCGTGAACGATACCATACAAAATAATAATGAACATACGGCCGATGAGGTGTTAAGGCTCATCTCGAAGAATATCTTCCTGAACGTCGTAGCAAAGAACCCCCTTCCAGATATCCCGTTTAATATTAGTTGTTGGGGGCTGTTATTTGGTCAGCCTATAGTCCGGTCTTATTTGATAGCTATGCATGTTATCTCTGTCCTCGTTGAGATTGGTGAAGCGCTTCCAAATGACGAACGCACTTGGATAGATAACGATGAACAGAAAGCACATGATTGCTGGAAAGAGTCTGGGCTTGCAGGAAAACTATTTAATGCGGAGGAAAACACGTTCTGTAAGCAGTTTCTTGGTCATCAGGAGCAGAAGCAAGTTCTGAGGGCTATTAAAGCAATCGTGGCGAGGCATAACAAGAACGATGCATTTGAGCTATCCCATCTCTGCTACCTGCTGGGAAGATTGCTGCGACACCAACCTGAGTCTATGAAGATTTTGAGCAAGTTACACAATGAATACATAAACTACGAACACGGTTACATTGCCGACCAACTGGATAAAGCTGAATTTTATAGAATACAGATGCTGCAATGGACTATATTGATTAGTGAGATTTCCGCGTCTCTTGACAATGAACGTGGTCAGTACATCAGGCAGTACATATTGCAGATACGTGACACCAGCTGGCGTAGGATCGCGAATGGCTTTATCACGCAATACTATGGTGATGTATATTTTGATCACGGCTTTATGCACTCTCTTGAGTCATACCAAGATGAACTGATGTCGTATAGGTTTACTCTTGACCAAATTGTACCACGAATTGAACGCATGATAGAAGGAGACGAGAAACCTTACTCACTATTTGACGTGGATTTAGCCACAGTATGCTCATTGGCTAATTCGCGACAGGAAATTCTGGAACAACCAAATTTCGATCAGCGTAAATGTCGCAATCGAGCTCGAGGAATCGTCGAATTGTGTTGTAACAATAATAAAAAGATTCGACATCGGTCTGTATGGCCATTTCTAAGGATGACACAAAGATTTCTTCGGAGCGATCGCAAAACCACGGCGTTCTCATTCATTACGAAGTTGTATGAACTCAAGTATGATACTCCGAGAGCCGGCTGGCCTGAAATGCTTACATTACGTGGAAGGATTGAATCAGTAGCCGATCATACATTTAGTACCATGATCCTTGCTGAGATGCTTCTCCCCGAAGAACGTCCGATTGAACTTTCTGAAGAAGAGGAATACAGTAAAGCTGACATTGTCCGTAAGTTGCTTATTCACGACATCTCTGAAGCCATAACAGGTGATCGTCCTTCAATTAGCGAACAGCAAGAAGCTGATGGACAATACAGGCTTGAGGAAAAGAACGTGGCGGGTATGCTTTCCCATTTATCGACACTAAGTGGAGTAAGTGGATTCGGCGACCTCTTGATGCGTTGGGAGCGATGCGAAGATCGCCATACTACAAATGCGAAAATTGCGAATTTTCTCGACAAGGTTGATGCGTTGTTCCAGATGGTTGTCTACGGTAAACGATACAGCGACCAGCGAAATAGTAATTGGACTGCGTTTTATGAAAAGCTGTTCGCTGACGTTCAGACTGCGGCAGGCGATCACCCCTTCCTGTTAAAGTTAATGTACACATGTACGGAATGGGCGAAGTGGGAATGGGAGTCGCCGAATGACTACCTTCAGCATGAGGATATGTTCGATGGGTATATGAAGTACTATCCAGGCTTCGGGAAACGTGGTAAGCCAATACCGCTCGAAGCTGGAATACCGAAGGCAGACATCTGGGGAGAGGCAAATTAATGGAACGATCTGAAAATGAGTCCAGTAGAAAGCACTCAGCATTACTCACGATTCTCTTACAAGAATACGAAAAACTGAAGGACGAGCAAATTGCACGAATCGGTTTTCGTGACAACTTGATCTACGTGACACTAGGCGTGTTCGGTGCAATTCTGTCGTTTTCGCTCGTTGATCCCGAACACTACTTTGCCCTGTTAGTTCTTCCATGGACTAGTTTCATCCTCGGTTGGACATATTTAGTCAACGATGAGAAAATCTCATCGTTGGGTCGCCATATTCGGAACGTTTTGCGTCTGCAACTTGAGGAGATGACAGGTGGAAGCATCGAGTTGCTTGGATGGGAACGGGCTCATAGGAACGATAAGCATCGACTTAGGCGAAAATTTGAACAACTTGCAATTGATATCTTGACATTCGTTGGGCCAGGAATCGCCGCTATTTGCGCTTTCTTGGTTCTCGCTAAAGAGCAATCAAAAGAGCTTTGGCTACTTTTACTGCTAGAGTCTGGATGCCTTCTACTGCTGCTCTTTGAGATTTATGTATACGCGGACATGAAACGCAGTCCTAATATTGAAGCAATTGAAGCAACTATCGCAAGTGAACCGAGTGAGACTAATACTTAGACTCGCGGTCCATGAGTTGGTGGAGATTGGCATGTAAAGCGGGTTCTCCCGCACTTTTGATGATTAAGCATTATTCAGGAACCGGGCTCTCAGTAAATCAAAACTTGCCCGACCGTACATCTGCCGTTTGATCATTTTCAGCCGATTGACCTGACCTTCTACCTGGCCATTACTCCATTCTGATTCCATCGCTGCCTTCACAGCCTGTCCATCCTGTTTGAGATTGCTCTGCAGCAGTAGATTCGGATCGTTTTTCTTCTGCATTGTTTGTGGGGGCATGATTGTCCCTTGTGTTGACGTAGAAAGAAACAACTAAACCACCACCGGCTGAAGCCGGTACCCGGCAGGCGCTACGTTTTCTGGCCGTTGTTTACAGTGTGATCGGGATACGTTGCTATTACCGCATATTCTTGAAGACTGGAGTGGGCAAGTGTATAATGCACCCCTGTGCCTTTTGAAGGAGTGCTCTTGGTGGATTTGAGCCGCTGAAGAGCATGGCGGTCTAGGGTCGCCGATAGAAGACAGGCTGTCGAAGATTGCAAAACGGTAACTTGGAGGAGTTATAATGGCGGTATTTCATCGAACCTGGGCAGAATGCGCGATCCCAATCCTCTACTGTGAGGGGTTCAAGAACAATAAGTCAGGTTTCGTCTGGGTGGCGAACGTTCCGATGCTGCCATATACTTTTGGTAATGTGCTATCCGACGACAACGCAAAAGCTGGCGGGGATTGTGTGATTCGAGTTGAGATTGAAGATACTGCCCTTGAGGAATATGAGAATCAGAACCGGACTGACTGCGTGTATTACCAAGTTCCGGCTGACAAGCTGAACGAGTGCAAAATGGAGCTTTATTCGACAAGCTACAAGGGAAAGACCAGATCGCAAATCGTCGCTGGGCTTGAAGATCTTGAAAAAACTCTGGCCAACAATGAGCAGGCACCGTATATTGGTTGGCACGTTCCTGAGAGGTGGGAACGTGCAATTGAGCTGTTCGATAAGGCCGCGTCTCTGCCATGATGACCTATCGCTGTTGGTGAGCCTCGGTGAATCTCAACGCCGTGCGGCGCGTTATGCTTGCTCTGGATCGACAATCTGACTTCGTTCACATTCAGGCAGTCCTCCAATCTTCCGACAGGTGGTTTCTTTGTCTGCTATCATTTCTAGATGTTAGGCAGACGGGCTAGCCCATAGCATTACTCCTAATTTCTAGATGGGCAGGTGAAGCGGTCGGGGTTGTTTAGTTAGTTGTCGACGAAGTCTTGTGTTGGATTTGAGACAGGTCGGTTACGTGGGTAGCATTTAAGTGTCCTGCATGTTGGCAATAGAAGCCACAATTATTGATTCCATTGAGGGCCGAACGAACAATGATCGATGGATTGTTGGTCCATTCGCCTGTATTCCACTGATGAAGAGCTTCGTCCGACATTCCGATATGGTCGAGTACGGTCTCTTCACTGATTAATATGCTATGAACGTGCTCAGCGTTCAGTCGCCCAATTTTTGTACTCGAGTTAGGGTACTTAACGAGGAACATAATTTCGATGACTTTTTGGTCCCTTTTTTGACAGTGAATAGAGTAACGTAACGTATGTCTCTCGGAAGGCTATTTGCTAAATTCTACAGTGGAGACTGCGCCATTACAGATGAGACTTGATGTTACCATCCGGGTCTACATACCACACCTGCCTTTGCGCCCTCGTTGAAGTTGAAGGGTATCGGATTCCTGGGTCGGGTACATGAGACCTCGGGATTTCCCACGCGGGGCTCGAATGGCTTGGGGTTGTCTCACCGGAAGCCACTCCGCAAATGATTAGTAGCAGAACAACGCCGCCACTGACCACCCACAGCCAACCCCACCCACTGGATGGTTCCTCTGACCTAGTAGATTCTGTTGATGATGAGGACGAAAAAGACGAAACATTTCT
This window of the Gimesia fumaroli genome carries:
- a CDS encoding HD domain-containing protein, which translates into the protein MEYKLNKMGRDQGRPVDVIILTITSDEKDAVINHFRPDDTVVDRDESKKALHHYWYGQIDDIDGDRWGILIAMVGSMGATVSALDTQDLLSEFRPKWLVLCGISGGVVEPSLMLGDIYLSTRIHDFSVTKKLQGENPHVIQGGGEMSNWAVSIAEGIDIYEDRLRDWSAPQTIKCERPTIDVPTTPDLEMFYASSLQERQRAFEVLTQQLNENRTRPMVRHGAIYSNNTLAKDTELLHLWKEHGADAWAVEMEAAGVRTAVSRFSETEFICVKGISDIVGIKRTEAWKHYACHTAASFTYHMIKGGLLREKVSPILPPSWMDSLPQHLVPLLKMSDVDFTKAARVLSAMLMSCARPSTDLKKIIKKQRDEDKCTELWQKIRDDDNFQLAIYGVPGSGKTTLLTLLSLLAHRDSANGSKFSVEYINLHHFDEHVNNSVDEIKKRLSKDIGDRIKLANGKPIYLFVDGFDQHPRERHQGIQSYFRNEIRDKGVRVLGIGLLDHNEGKRTIADDDMKEVPANQIGTYLLLESLSLQRSISLQNLFLRYQTCLAKTDGRSVLNSDKLTLRLKKSELKRIDLFRLNVLASATTPVKKGFSAALKEFLTERVNDTIQNNNEHTADEVLRLISKNIFLNVVAKNPLPDIPFNISCWGLLFGQPIVRSYLIAMHVISVLVEIGEALPNDERTWIDNDEQKAHDCWKESGLAGKLFNAEENTFCKQFLGHQEQKQVLRAIKAIVARHNKNDAFELSHLCYLLGRLLRHQPESMKILSKLHNEYINYEHGYIADQLDKAEFYRIQMLQWTILISEISASLDNERGQYIRQYILQIRDTSWRRIANGFITQYYGDVYFDHGFMHSLESYQDELMSYRFTLDQIVPRIERMIEGDEKPYSLFDVDLATVCSLANSRQEILEQPNFDQRKCRNRARGIVELCCNNNKKIRHRSVWPFLRMTQRFLRSDRKTTAFSFITKLYELKYDTPRAGWPEMLTLRGRIESVADHTFSTMILAEMLLPEERPIELSEEEEYSKADIVRKLLIHDISEAITGDRPSISEQQEADGQYRLEEKNVAGMLSHLSTLSGVSGFGDLLMRWERCEDRHTTNAKIANFLDKVDALFQMVVYGKRYSDQRNSNWTAFYEKLFADVQTAAGDHPFLLKLMYTCTEWAKWEWESPNDYLQHEDMFDGYMKYYPGFGKRGKPIPLEAGIPKADIWGEAN